One Salvia splendens isolate huo1 chromosome 12, SspV2, whole genome shotgun sequence genomic window carries:
- the LOC121759582 gene encoding uncharacterized transporter C405.03c-like isoform X1, producing the protein MGWRYSGGLVLIATVVIIWVASAEVTQDIFTDYKQPFAVTYLGASLMVIYIPIAFLKDWLCNILKKRASRKGDDVFPGLGSAQKIFEIEIQRHINRKDSEVDLSEHDEGKPLVPVDDSKSIKPEKEITAKEIATYGFYLAPLWFITEYFSNAALARTSVASTTVLSSTSGLFTLFFGAFLGQDTLNFAKVVAVFVSIGGVIMTTLGKTWAADESELNVSSSSKRSLSGDVFGLLSAMTYGLFTVLLKKFSGEEGERVDVQKLFGYIGLFTLVALWWLVWPLTALGIEPKFTIPHSAKMDEIVIANGLVGSVLSDYFWALCVVWTTPLVATLGMSLTIPLAMVADMMIHGRSYSAIYILGSIQVFAGFVIANLSDRLSKLLGL; encoded by the exons ATGGGGTGGAGATATAGCGGTGGTCTGGTTTTAATTGCTACCGTTGTCATTATTTGGGTTGCTTCTGCTGAGGTTACACAG GATATCTTCACAGACTATAAGCAGCCATTTGCTGTGACATACCTTGGAGCTTCTTTAATGGTGATTTATATACCTATAGCATTCCTCAAAGACTGGTTATGTAATATCCTCAAGAAACGTGCTAGCAGAAAGGGTGACGACGTTTTCCCCGGTCTAGGCTCTGCACAGAAAATCTTTGAAATCGAAATTCAAAGACACATCAACAGGAAAGACAGTGAGGTAGACCTCTCTGAACATGATGAGGGGAAGCCCTTGGTTCCTGTAGATGATTCTAAAAGTATCAAACCCGAGAAAGAAATCACAGCTAAAGAAATCGCCACTTATGGATTCTACCTCGCCCCTCTTTGGTTCATCACTGAG TATTTCTCAAATGCTGCTCTTGCACGGACGAGTGTTGCAAGTACTACCGTTTTATCCTCCACCTCAGGGCTGTTTACTCTCTTCTTTGGGGCGTTCTTGGGCCAAGATACCTTAAATTTTGCGAAGGTAGTTGCTGTGTTTGTAAGCATTGGAGGCGTCATCATGACAACCCTAGGAAAAACTTGGGCTGCTGATGAGTCGGAGCTAAATGTGTCTTC AAGTAGCAAGCGCTCTCTTTCCGGGGATGTATTTGGGCTTCTATCAGCTATGACTTACGGTTTATTCACTG TGCTGCTCAAGAAGTTTTCTGGCGAGGAAGGAGAGAGGGTCGACGTGCAGAAGCTGTTCGGCTATATTGGCCTATTTACACTTGTGGCTCTTTGGTGGCTTG TATGGCCGTTAACAGCTTTAGGTATAGAACCAAAATTCACCATTCCTCATTCAGCTAAGATGGATGAAATTGTGATTGCTAACGGGCTAGTTGGGAGCGTTCTTTCGGACTATTTTTG GGCATTGTGTGTCGTCTGGACAACGCCACTTGTGGCCACCCTGGGCATGTCTCTCACCATTCCACTCGCCATGGTGGCCGACATGATGATTCACGGGCGATCTTATTCGGCCATCTACATTCTTGGCTCAATCCAG GTGTTTGCAGGATTCGTGATAGCCAACCTTTCTGATAGACTCTCGAAGCTATTGGGTTTGTAG
- the LOC121759582 gene encoding uncharacterized transporter C405.03c-like isoform X2 translates to MGWRYSGGLVLIATVVIIWVASAEVTQDIFTDYKQPFAVTYLGASLMVIYIPIAFLKDWLCNILKKRASRKGDDVFPGLGSAQKIFEIEIQRHINRKDSEVDLSEHDEGKPLVPVDDSKSIKPEKEITAKEIATYGFYLAPLWFITEYFSNAALARTSVASTTVLSSTSGLFTLFFGAFLGQDTLNFAKVVAVFVSIGGVIMTTLGKTWAADESELNVSSSKRSLSGDVFGLLSAMTYGLFTVLLKKFSGEEGERVDVQKLFGYIGLFTLVALWWLVWPLTALGIEPKFTIPHSAKMDEIVIANGLVGSVLSDYFWALCVVWTTPLVATLGMSLTIPLAMVADMMIHGRSYSAIYILGSIQVFAGFVIANLSDRLSKLLGL, encoded by the exons ATGGGGTGGAGATATAGCGGTGGTCTGGTTTTAATTGCTACCGTTGTCATTATTTGGGTTGCTTCTGCTGAGGTTACACAG GATATCTTCACAGACTATAAGCAGCCATTTGCTGTGACATACCTTGGAGCTTCTTTAATGGTGATTTATATACCTATAGCATTCCTCAAAGACTGGTTATGTAATATCCTCAAGAAACGTGCTAGCAGAAAGGGTGACGACGTTTTCCCCGGTCTAGGCTCTGCACAGAAAATCTTTGAAATCGAAATTCAAAGACACATCAACAGGAAAGACAGTGAGGTAGACCTCTCTGAACATGATGAGGGGAAGCCCTTGGTTCCTGTAGATGATTCTAAAAGTATCAAACCCGAGAAAGAAATCACAGCTAAAGAAATCGCCACTTATGGATTCTACCTCGCCCCTCTTTGGTTCATCACTGAG TATTTCTCAAATGCTGCTCTTGCACGGACGAGTGTTGCAAGTACTACCGTTTTATCCTCCACCTCAGGGCTGTTTACTCTCTTCTTTGGGGCGTTCTTGGGCCAAGATACCTTAAATTTTGCGAAGGTAGTTGCTGTGTTTGTAAGCATTGGAGGCGTCATCATGACAACCCTAGGAAAAACTTGGGCTGCTGATGAGTCGGAGCTAAATGTGTCTTC TAGCAAGCGCTCTCTTTCCGGGGATGTATTTGGGCTTCTATCAGCTATGACTTACGGTTTATTCACTG TGCTGCTCAAGAAGTTTTCTGGCGAGGAAGGAGAGAGGGTCGACGTGCAGAAGCTGTTCGGCTATATTGGCCTATTTACACTTGTGGCTCTTTGGTGGCTTG TATGGCCGTTAACAGCTTTAGGTATAGAACCAAAATTCACCATTCCTCATTCAGCTAAGATGGATGAAATTGTGATTGCTAACGGGCTAGTTGGGAGCGTTCTTTCGGACTATTTTTG GGCATTGTGTGTCGTCTGGACAACGCCACTTGTGGCCACCCTGGGCATGTCTCTCACCATTCCACTCGCCATGGTGGCCGACATGATGATTCACGGGCGATCTTATTCGGCCATCTACATTCTTGGCTCAATCCAG GTGTTTGCAGGATTCGTGATAGCCAACCTTTCTGATAGACTCTCGAAGCTATTGGGTTTGTAG
- the LOC121757592 gene encoding synaptotagmin-4-like — protein MGLFLGYLLGFAVALGLIVGFAKYQNLRSKKRIDLMQKLCLLYIITFFSSLSCFPSHEIVTPPRVAILESEPNEIVIELDMQWDGNPDIVLDIKTRVGVALPIQAGKVKDVWLKLVKDLDIQRDNNKNRGQVHLELIYCPFSTENVWTHLIPNFCREGTQTFDSREAAAANKKDIIVRGVLSVTVVSAESVPATDLMVKSGPFVVLTMKKSEHRNKTRVPFS, from the exons ATGGGACTTTTCCTTGGTTACCTTCTGGGTTTCGCAGTTGCCTTGGGATTGATTGTGGGATTTGCAAAATACCAAAATCTCAGATCCAAGAAGCGCATTGATTTG ATGCAGAAGTTAT GTTTATTATATATCATCACATTCTTTTCGAGTTTGTCTTGTTTTCCAAGTCATGAGATTGTCACTCCACCAA GAGTTGCCATTTTGGAGAGTGAGCCTAATGAGATAGTTATAGAATTGGATATGCAGTGGGATGGAAATCCAGATATAGTGCTTGATATCAAGACTAGAGTTGGGGTGGCACTGCCAATACAG GCCGGTAAGGTGAAGGATGTGTGGCTGAAGCTAGTGAAGGATCTTGACATCCAGAGAGATAACAACAAGAATCGTGGTCAG GTGCATTTGGAGCTGATTTACTGTCCGTTTAGCACAGAGAATGTTTGGACCCATTTGATCCCTAACTTCTGTAGAGAAGGCACTCAAACATTTGACAGTAGGGAAGCTGCTGCTGCCAATAAGAAGGATATTATTGTCAGAGGAGTTCTCTCAGTGACTGTGGTGTCGGCGGAAAGTGTGCCAGCTACCGATCTCATGGTAAAATCGGGCCCTTTTGTGGTGCTAACAATGAAGAAATCCGAGCACAGAAACAAGACAAGGGTGCCATTTTCTTGA